One genomic window of Euleptes europaea isolate rEulEur1 chromosome 8, rEulEur1.hap1, whole genome shotgun sequence includes the following:
- the PRDM14 gene encoding PR domain zinc finger protein 14 — MASPLPGGGPPPVGGSGDSLLLLLRGCPLPSCRPPGPPPRFPQAPPDGPAPPPTAPPRPPPFPYPYPRPSLPRPLPRLAAPRRPHGAWPGRSSPPAPQPPPPAGRPSPPAYRFTAQELHAVLYGAPPPAARPPRSPGLTVLQMASLDSPQLGVFCTQAIPKGVRFGPFQGRVVNTSEIKTYDDNSLMWEIFEDGRLSHFIDGKGTSGNWMSLVNCARFPEEQNMMALQCQGQIYYETCKEISPGQELLVWYGDCYLQFLGIPISLKGPAEDKRAQQHCEESVEGYKCERCGKVFAYKYYRDKHLKYTRCVDQGDRKFPCHLCNRSFEKRDRLRIHVLHVHEKHRPHKCSICGKSFSQSSSLNKHMRVHSGERPYKCVYCNKAFTASSILRTHIRQHSGEKPFKCKHCGKAFASHAAHDSHVRRTHNNKEKGRACTVCGKTFLEAEEFCFHMKFHAA; from the exons ATGGCCTCGCCGCTGCCCGGCGGCGGCCCGCCGCCCGTCGGGGGGAGCGGAgactcgctgctgctgctgctgcggggcTGCCCGCTGCCCTCCTGCCGCCCGCCGGGGCCCCCGCCGCGCTTCCCGCAGGCGCCGCCCGacggccccgccccgcccccgacGGCCCCGCCGCGCCCGCCgcccttcccctacccctacccgCGCCCGTCGCTGCCCCGGCCGCTGCCGCGCCTGGCCGCGCCCCGCCGGCCCCACGGAGCCTGGCCCGGGAGGAgcagcccgcccgccccccagcccccgcccccggccggccggccctcgcCCCCCGCCTACCGCTTCACGGCCCAGGAGCTCCACGCCGTCCTGTACGGGGCTCCGCCGccagccgcccgcccgccccgcagCCCAG GCCTAACAGTGCTGCAGATGGCATCCCTGGACAGCCCTCAGCTAGGCGTCTTTTGCACCCAGGCCATCCCGAAGGGGGTCCGCTTTGGCcctttccaaggcagagtggtcAACACCAGCGAGATCAAGACGTACGACGACAATTCCTTGATGTGGGAG ATCTTCGAGGACGGCCGCTTGAGTCATTTCATCGACGGCAAAGGCACCTCCGGCAACTGGATGTCCTTGGTGAACTGTGCCCGCTTCCCGGAGGAGCAGAACATGATGGCCCTCCAGTGCCAGGGCCAGATCTACTATGAGACCTGCAAGGAGATCTCCCCgggccaggagctgctggtcTGGTATGGTGACTGCTACCTGCAGTTCCTAGGCATCCCCATCAGCCTGAAGGGCCCTGCTGAAGACAAGCGAGCCCAGCAGCACTGCGAAG AGTCTGTGGAAGGCTACAAATGCGAGCGCTGCGGCAAAGTTTTTGCCTACAAATACTATCGGGACAAGCATCTGAAATACACACGCTGCGTGGACCAAGGAGACCGGAAATTTCCTTGCCATCTCTGCAACCGATCCTTTGAGAAAAGGGACCGGCTGCGGATCCACGTCCTCCACGTCCACGAGAAACACCGGCCGCACAAA TGCTCTATATGTGGGAAGAGTTTCTCTCAGTCTTCCAGCCTGAACAAACACATGAGGGTGCATTCTGGGGAACGGCCCTATAAGTGTGTTTACTGTAACAAG gCATTCACTGCCTCCAGTATCCTCCGTACTCACATTCGCCAGCATTCCGGAGAGAAGCCTTTTAAGTGCAAACACTGCGGCAAGGCCTTTGCCTCACACGCAGCCCACGATAGTCACGTGCGGCGCACGCACAATAATAAAGAGAAAGGCCGCGCATGCACAGTGTGTGGCAAAACGTTCCTAGAGGCAGAAGAGTTCTGTTTCCACATGAAGTTCCATGCAGCTTAG